The following proteins are encoded in a genomic region of Periophthalmus magnuspinnatus isolate fPerMag1 chromosome 23, fPerMag1.2.pri, whole genome shotgun sequence:
- the uap1l1 gene encoding UDP-N-acetylhexosamine pyrophosphorylase-like protein 1, producing MPSLEEVKQRLEEADQAHVLQFWSELNEAEREGFLQELSLLDLSGLREHCEGAARAAASTPDSLDELMEPVPAEFIGSARNSDRSSLAQWEHEGLLHISKNRVGVLLLAGGQGTRLGVQYPKGMYNVGLPSGKTLYQIQAERLHKIQELAEAKHGMKCIIPWYIMTSEFTLTPTEKFFKENNYFGLDPLNINMFEQRMIPAVTFDGKVILQGKGKIAMAPDGNGGLYQALVDHNVLEDMKKRGVEYLHVYCVDNILVKMADPVFIGFCTSKGADCGAKVVEKAYPTEPVGVVCRVQGVAQVVEYSEILQTTAELRGPSGELVYSAGNICNHFFTRQFLENVATNYKMHLKQHVAIKKVPFVDQCGNEVKPTKPNGIKMEKFVFDVFPFSRSFVVFEVVREDEFSPLKNAEGVSADSPSTARNALMQLHCRWVIAAGATLLDKHGNTVVLTASESTMINAPTKFEISPLVSYFGEGLEKLKGKIYQTPFYLDKDV from the exons ATGCCGTCTCTGGAGGAGGTAAAGCAACGTTTAGAGGAGGCTGACCAGGCGCACGTCCTTCAGTTTTGGTCGGAGTTAAATGAAGCCGAGCGAGAGGGTTTTCTTCAGGAGCTTTCTCTGTTGGATCTGTCGGGACTGAGGGAGCACTGTGAGGGGGCCGCCAGGGCTGCAGCCTCTACTCCGGACAGTCTGGATGAGCTCATGGAGCCCGTGCCTGCTGAGTTTATAGGCAGCGCGAGGAACAGCGACAGGAGCTCCCTGGCACAGTGGGAACATGAAG GACTTTTGCATATATCCAAGAATCGAGTTGGGGTCCTCCTTTTGGCTGGTGGGCAGGGGACCCGCCTAGGGGTTCAGTACCCCAAAGGGATGTACAACGTGGGGCTGCCCAGTGGTAAAACCTTATACCAAATACAGGCTGAACGCCTTCACAAAATTCAAGAACTGGCAGAAGCAAAGCATGGAATGAAGTGTATTATACCATG GTACATAATGACAAGTGAGTTTACACTTACTCCCACTGAGAAGTTCTTCAAAGAAAACAACTACTTTGGCCTTGACCCTTTGAACATCAACATGTTTGAACAGAGAATGATCCCTGCAGTGACATTTGATGGAAAAGTCATTCTCCAGGGAAAAGGGAAAATCGCCATGGCTCCAG ATGGAAATGGTGGTCTGTACCAGGCTCTGGTAGACCACAATGTGTTGGAGGACATGAAGAAAAGAGGAGTGGAGTATTTACATGTCTACTGTGTAGACAACATCCTGGTCAAGATGGCTGACCCGGTGTTCATTGGATTCTGTACCAGTAAAGGGGCTGACTGTGGAGCCAAG GTGGTGGAGAAGGCATACCCCACAGAGCCCGTGGGTGTTGTGTGCAGAGTGCAGGGGGTGGCTCAAGTGGTAGAGTACAGTGAAATCCTACAGACCACAGCTGAGCTCAGAGGACCCTCTGGGGAGTTGGTATACAGTGCAGGCAATATCTGCAATCACTTCTTTACTCGACAATTCCTGGAGAATGTAGCAAC taaTTATAAAATGCACCTAAAGCAACATGTTGCAATTAAGAAGGTGCCTTTTGTTGACCAATGTGGAAATGAAGTTAAACCGACCAAACCCAATggcataaaaatggaaaaatttgtttttgatgtCTTTCCATTTTCCAG GAGCTTTGTGGTGTTTGAGGTTGTGAGGGAGGATGAGTTCTCGCCTCTAAAAAACGCTGAGGGAGTGTCTGCAGACAGTCCCTCTACGGCCCGCAATGCCCTGATGCAGCTGCACTGTCGCTGGGTCATTGCTGCTGGGGCCACCCTACTGGACAAACATGGAAATACTGTTGTCCTCACTGCCAG tgAGTCAACAATGATCAATGCTCCAACTAAATTTGAGATTTCTCCATTGGTGTCCTACTTTGGAGAG